The following proteins are co-located in the Gigantopelta aegis isolate Gae_Host chromosome 5, Gae_host_genome, whole genome shotgun sequence genome:
- the LOC121373441 gene encoding WAP four-disulfide core domain protein 18-like isoform X2, with product MKTVFCALALLVLASASPFRSYETRATSHPGHCPASSGLAGICQFIPGFNCLSDAECAADMKCCSEGCGRVCKEAIQPRRGKITQVLVR from the exons ATGAAGACTGTTTTCTGTGCCCTGGCTTTGCTTGTCCTAGCGTCAG ctTCCCCTTTTCGCAGCT ATGAAACTCGAGCCACGTCTCATCCAGGACACTGTCCAGCCTCCAGTGGGTTGGCTGGTATTTGTCAGTTTATCCCTGGTTTCAACTGTCTTAGCGACGCGGAATGCGCTGCCG ACATGAAATGCTGCTCTGAAGGGTGTGGACGAGTATGTAAGGAAGCAATACAACCACGTAGAGGTAAGATAACACAG GTACTTGTCCGGTAG
- the LOC121373441 gene encoding WAP four-disulfide core domain protein 5-like isoform X1, translating to MKTVFCALALLVLASASPFRSYETRATSHPGHCPASSGLAGICQFIPGFNCLSDAECAADMKCCSEGCGRVCKEAIQPRRGTCPVDTAITICLVTKDNCMSDSECHAHQRCCPHGCGRVCKTV from the exons ATGAAGACTGTTTTCTGTGCCCTGGCTTTGCTTGTCCTAGCGTCAG ctTCCCCTTTTCGCAGCT ATGAAACTCGAGCCACGTCTCATCCAGGACACTGTCCAGCCTCCAGTGGGTTGGCTGGTATTTGTCAGTTTATCCCTGGTTTCAACTGTCTTAGCGACGCGGAATGCGCTGCCG ACATGAAATGCTGCTCTGAAGGGTGTGGACGAGTATGTAAGGAAGCAATACAACCACGTAGAG GTACTTGTCCGGTAGACACAGCAATCACCATATGTCTGGTTACCAAGGACAACTGCATGAGTGATAGCGAATGCCACGCCCACCAGAGATGTTGCCCGCACGGGTGTGGCAGAGTATGCAAAACCgtgtaa